The Novipirellula artificiosorum nucleotide sequence CGACCAGCCTGTGCAAAAATGTCGCTGATCATGACGACAACAGCGTTCTGCTCCGAGGCCAACTCCGGTGCGTTCGCTTCGGGGCGGACCAGCAACCCCTGAGTTCGCAGTTCATTCTCGAGCCGCGTGATCTCGCTTTGATAGAAATTCCGTATGCCGACGTTGTCACCGTACTCGGCAAGCTGTTCTTGGGCCCGTCGCAAATCGGCATGCAAGCCGCTTTCGATCATTTCAATTCGCTGGCTAAACGGAATGTCGCCCTGGGCGTCGACGTTGTAGTCATCGGCATTGTTGGGATCGCCATTGTCGCTCAGTTGCACACCTGCGATCACCAATTCACGATGGCGATTGATGCCGGTACGCAATGTGCCGTTGACCGTGATGACACCGAATGCAGCGGAGTTTAGTTTTCGTGTGGAAATCTCGACACCGCCTTCGGCTGCCGTCCCGTTCAGAACATCCCTTAGGCCGCTGACCCAATTAACGGCTTTGGCGATGCCCGCGACATTGTTTTCACCATGACGTTCGGCGTGCAGTCCGATGTTGCCGCCCGATTCGACGACCGCGCCAGACGCTACATTGATCTTGTTTTTTTCCAGCAGCGTGGCGGTTGCGTCGATGAATTCGAGCGGGATCACACTGCCGCCAAATGTATCCATTCGCGCCTCGACGTCGTAGTTGGATTCATCAAAGGTATCGATGCCCGCGGACAGAATGATATCGAGGTCGGCGCGAAGCGACGCATTACCTTGCAGATCAATTTCATTGCGTGGACGGAGTGTAATTTCTGAGCTTCCGCTTCCGATCGTGACGGGTCCGTAGGCGTCCGAGTTCGCCTGAATCCGTGTGTCCGCGGTGCCGGTAGCGTCCATTTCAATCGTGCCGGTACTGCTGAGCGACGCACCATCGCCGACAATCACTTGTGCATTCATTTGATTGGCGATGATCGACGAATCGACATGCGTCTGCGCTCCCGCGCCGCCGGCCCGCACGGTCAATCGATCTGTGGCATCGATCCAATTGGCTGCAGACAGGGCAAGCGTTGCTGCATCGCCGCCGGTTGCTCGCAGCGTTGCACCGGAGCCGATATTAACAGCGGTGTTCATCACAAGTGCGGTATGACTGCCCGCACCGCCACCAGTGATCAATCCGCCTGTGGTGGCGTCAACGTTTCCGGCGTCACCGAGGTCGGGTTTAGCGACGTACTGCTTAGCGTCGATATCGATATTGGTCGCTTCGATGGATGCATTGCTGCCGACATTGGCGCTGACCGTCGCGGTCACATCGTTGTAAACAAAGCCGCCTTGGCCCGACAGTACGCCGCCGGCGACCGCACCAAGCACTGCGTTGGTTTGTGTCAAAAAGTTCGCGTCGACAATCACGGACTCAACATTCAAGACACTGGCGTCGCCAATAACCGCTTCCGTTGTACTGCGATTGGCGACTTTCGACTGCGTGACACTGCCGGCACTGACGCCTCCGCTGCCCGCGTTGGCGTCGGAAAGTGCATTCGAGTGACCGGTAGCGCGAATCAACAAATTTCCGCCTGTGATCTGAACATTGTTGCCCAAAAGTGCTTTGGTCTTTAAGTTGTTGTCGACTCGGGCGGTGGGCACACCGACGCTGATTAGTCCGCCGGTGTAAGCGTCCGTTTCCGAGCGTTGCAGGTTTCGAGATTCCGCCTCGACCGTTGTCAACTCACCCACTTGAATATTGTTCGATCCATTGGCGATATTGGCTTGCACTTCGCTGGTGTCAATCGCTTCGGAGTAGGCCGAGTTCGTACCCATCAGCAAACCGCCGCTGGATGCATTGGCGATTGCCGACGAGGCGGAGTCTTGTAGCGGAACAGCGGCACTGCGAATCGTCAATCGTTCGACGTCCACCAACCGGTCGCCACTGCTGAGCTGGGCATCGATCACGCCGCCAACCGTCACGGTCGCGTCGGAGCCACCAAACGACGCACCCACGGCGACTTGGAATCCGAATGCCTCGGCGGTGGCCAACGGGTTGTACGTCGATTTGATTTCAAGGTCATCGCTGGTGACCGCTGTGCTGGACACGAGCGAGTCGACGGTTGGTTGGACGATCGCGGTGGGCACGCTGCCAAAACCGGCCAACCCGAGGACCGAGACGCCGACGGGTTTTGTATCGGAGTTTACTTCGGCAGTAACAATCGAAGCCACCGAGACTTTGGCACCGGCATTCAGGTCGCTGAGTGCAACCTGCGAATCGACATCGGATCGCATGCGACCGTAGGCGACCGCACCACCGCCCGTTACATTCGCTCCGATCGCCAGCGTCGCGCCGACGGCAGTGGTGTACGAGACCGTTTCGATGTCGCCGTCTTCGACGGCACTGACGTTAATATCGTTCACTGCGTTGACAGTCGCATGTTGAATCGAAGCGTCGAGCAGATTGTGAACATCCGACTCCGCTTTGGAAACCGAAATCGAAGCCCCACTGGCAAAAGTGCCGATCATCGCGCTGACCGTCACGGTACCGACGGTGGTGTTTACCTTGGATTCATCGTTAGCAGCGACATTGACGGAGTCGGCCGAATCAATCACGACACGAGCGTCGGCTGACGTCCCAGCAATGCGAGCCGCAATCTCGCTAGCGACTTTGTTGTAGGCGGCCGTTCCCGCGCCGGCTACACTCGCCGCCAATTCTGGCGATCCGGCTGCGGACACGACGTTCGCATTCATCGCGGCGGTGATGGAATCGCTATTGGTCGCCAATACGCTTACCAAACCCGTACTTACAATGGTCGTGTTGCCCTCGATCGACGCAGTGATTTGATTGGCCATTTCGGGTAAGGAGCGATCGTCAGTGATATCGCCGATGACGTTGTGCGCGTCGTTGATGCCGACTCCCAAGCCACCGCCGCCCGCCAAACTGAAACCCGTGGCGACCGAAGCGTTTAGGATTTGCGATTTGGTGTCCGTGTGACTATCAGCCGTGACGTTGACCTTCGACGCATACAGTTGACTATTGCGGATGGTCGCCAGCGTTTTATTGGAAACCGTATTGACCGACGAGGCTCCGGCACCGCTGATTCCGCCAGCGATTCCCGCGGCACCGGTGCCCGAAACCGACGTCGCGACCGACGCGGCATTAATCCTTGACGATTCACTTTGCTCGGCGGCAACCGTGACCGTTGGATTTTTCGTTTCCGCGAATGCAGCAGATGCGATCAAGGCTTCAACGCGGTTGTCAACGATGTTTTCCGCCAGCGAGATGCCGACTTGGACTGCTCCGCCGGCAGCACCGCCAACGAACCCGGCAACGGTGACGGCTGTCGTATTGGCATCAATCCTTGTCTGGTCAGTCGCCTCCACACGAACCGTACCGATCACGTCGATATCGGGAGCCGATTGGCCGTCAATTTTGGCTAGCACGGACGGACTAATGCGGTTGGTTGTCTTTGTGCCCGATCCCGCGCCGGCACCTCCAAAACTGACCGCACCAGCGATGACGAAACCGCCGACAAAGGTCTCCGCATCAATGTCTTGGTTTGAATCACTTGTCACCGCCAGATTGACGGTGTCGATCGTCGAGCCGATGACTTCAGCGTGAACGCGGGCGTCTTGCTTTGTGCCATTGAGCATGTAACCGACAAAGTTGTTCGCAACCGAGGCACCGATCGAGGCACTAGCGCCAGGAGCGGCCGAACCGGCGACGCTCGAGGTGACTCCGTACACTCCGGACTGGATCGTCGCTGTCGAATCCGCCGTCACTGACAGCAATCGCGAGACCACGTTCGCATTCTTCACCAGGGCATCGACGTCACTGAGGATGCCATTCGACGCTTCGGCTCCGCCGCCGCTCATCGAAAACGCGGGCTTTACGGCCGCACTGACCGCCAAACTTGCCGCGACGGCGACCGCGTTGATGTTCGCATTGTCCGCCGCATGGACATGTACCATTGCCAGATCGTTGTCGGATGTGGTCGTCGATCCACCCTCGATCTTCGCCGTTGTCGTGTTCCCGATTTCGTTGCGCGCGACGGACATTCCGACGGCGACCGCACCGCTCAGCCCCGCCGCAAACCCAGCATCGACTGCGGCACCGACGGTCGTGGCGATGATCGATGTTGCGTCATGAGCCAACACTTTGATGGCATGAAGTACCGACTCGACATCCGACTCGACAATCTCTGCGGTAATCGTATTGGCGACCTGGTTGTTACTGCCGCTGCCGGCACCCGCCAGTGACGCCGACAAGCCTTGACTAGCGGCGATACCCATCGATCCGGCAACCGACAATGCATCGACCGAGGCCGGTTGGGATTCGGTGTCGTCGATCGGCAAATTGGATTGGACCAGAATCGCTCCGCTGGTGCGAACTTCGGAGTCGGCGATGCGTGCCGTCGTCGAATTTGCGACCTCGTTGAATGACAGTCCGATTCCGAGCGCCCCGTTGACCTTGGTTGCCGCACCGCCCGAGAAACTCAATCCGCCAGCATCGGCGATCACTTTACTTTCGTCGCGAGCTAGAACACTAACATCGCCATCGAATATTTCAACGACTGAGTCATTTATGATCTCAGCGGCCACGGTTTTATTGACCCAATTTTGAACGGCGGCACCAAGCCCGCCAAACGTTCCCAATGCAGGCGTCAGTGCAAGCGTTGCGGCACCACCTAGCGCCATGCCGCGAACTCGCGATTCCGGCGCATCGTCAGTATCACCGGCTAGCGAAGCCACGCTGACGAGCAAGTCGCCGTTGCCCACATTGAGATGTGATCGATCAATCGTGGCTTTGGTGTGGCCGCTCACATCGTTAATTGCCACACTCGTACCAAATGACAGCGCTGTACCGCGTTTCGGGCCACTGCCAAAACCGATGGCCAACCCACCGGCATCGGATTCGATCTTTGAGGCTTCTGTGGCGGTAACGGTTATGGAGCCCAACGAAGTCACCAAGCTGTCATGAATCGTCGCGTCAACGGTTTGATGCGTGTTGTTAATACCGACGGCTCCGGCTCCAGCCAAATTGAGCTTACCCGAGTTGGCTCCGGCGGCAGTTTGGACTGCGAACGAGCCGCCGATCACCAGTAACTTGGTCGAGGTCTCTGCGTGAGCATCGATCTCGAGAGCCCCGAGTTCCTCCGCTCGCTGGTTGTCCATGTACGCATCGACATCCGTCGTCACCGAGTTGTACGCCACCGGAGCGGTGATCGCGATCGGGCCGGTTTGCTTAGAGTCTGCGTCGGCAAGTGTGCCGCCTAAACCTTGGACTGCACCGGAGATGACAATGGTTTGAACTGTGCCGGTTGCCGCTGCCGCGATTTTGGCCGGCCCGAGGGCGTACAGTGGTGATGCGGTCGCCGGGTTGCCGTCCGCCACCGTCTCTTCGCGACCAACAAACGCGGCCACGTTTTGCTCGACCACATTCACTCCGATCGACGTGCCGATTCCGACTTGTTCGCCTTTGAGCACCGCACCGGCGTAGGTGATGCGGTCGAGATCATCGTTTGCGATCACATCCAACGTGCCGACGCCGATCGCGGCGTCTTCGTGAATCGCGGCCATGGTCGTGGAAGTAAGATCCGAGGCGGCAATCGCGGCGGAGAAGCCGATCTCGGTCGAACCTGTGCCGGTTTGCACGCCCGCGAAGTTGTAGGTGTCGCTACCTGCGATCACGTGCAGATGCGATGCATTGACTGCTGCCTGCGATTCGATCTCCGCGATCACTCGGTTGTCGGTGGTGTTGATAATCAACGTGCCACCGAACGCTTTGTCACCGCTGACACCCAGTGGATTGACGAGGTCCTGCAGGAAGGTCGCGACGTCGAGTGATTTTTGGTTGGCCGCGTTGTTGAACGCTTCCACAATGCCGGGTACGCTTAAGTTGACCGACATCATTTGGCCGACTTCGATGATCGACGCCTCCAGATCCGCTTCCACCGAGACCGTTCGACGATGTGCAAAAAAGCTTGAGTCCTGATTGACCTGCGCGCCACCACCAATTCGCGCAATCACTTCGTTTTCCGTGAACGTCAATGCAACGCCGCCGCCGATGGCGAGTACTTTTTCATTGTTCTCGCTATCGTCGCCATTGGCGATCGATCGCGAGTAGACGTTCGTCAGATGGGTGAAGTCCAAATCGCCGGAAAGCCAAGCGCCGAATCCAGCCAGTCCCATGCTGACGGTGTGCTGGTTACCTTCGGCATCGGGCAGTAGTGGATAGACGACGCCGGCGCGGACGCGAGTGTCCCCCAGTGCATCCAGTGTTGCCGAATCATCCACGATGGCATGAGTCGTGTTGCGATACACACCGACACCGACGCCCAAAGCGAACTCTTTGTTCCCGCCTTCTTCGCTGAGAGCGTTGCGCGTCGATTCCGCCGTAACACCCAGCTTGACGGCTTGCTCGGTCGTCGCGTCGACACTTAAATCACCGAACGACCGAAGTGTTGCAGTCGTTGCGATCTTCGCCGCGACCTGGTGATCAAAGTATGCCACTGAGATCGACCCTGCCGCATCGAGATTCGGTTCCGAATCGGTTTGCGTGTTGCTTTCCGCTTGCTGCTTCGCATTGCCATCGATACCTTCACGCAGCTTGTCAATGAACTCGAAACCGAGCTGTGCGATGTCGTCGATCTGGCCGTTGCTGGCTCCTTGAATCAGTGCGGGCCAAGGTTGCTGGCCGTTGGTCAAATTGACTCCGGCTTGAGCAAAGTTGGTCGCGTCCAAATGTGCATTGACGCGGATTCCACCGTGAAGATCGAGACGCTCGATCGAAAAACTACCATCGCTTACCGCTTGCAAGTCGACCGTCTGGGCCAGTTCTGCATGAACCAGCGAACTCGCCAATCGCACGTCGTTCGGGCGATGCGGGTCGACGATGACTCGATAAGCCAAGTTGTTTTGTAAACCTCGAATCGGCGCATCGGGCAACGTCACATCGCCGAGCTTGCCGACTTGGTTGCCCTCGGCATCGAAGGCAGCGACTTCACGCGACATGGTACGATTGGGATCGACGCCGTAAACCAATAGGTCACCGGTTCGTAAACCGTGCGATTCCGGCAGAGTGATACGACCGGTTTGATGGTCTACAGTATCGCGTGGAATAAAGGCAATGATATTCTCGTAGTAGCTAAAGCCTTGATCGAGACTGTCGGCTGGGGCAGTGAAGTCGACGATTTCGCCAGTCTCCAACGAACGCAGCTTGATATGCACGCCGTCACGCACAACCTCGTAGCTCTCGTTTTGTGTCAGGCCCGCGATGCCTTCGGCGACGGTTTCTGCTTCCGATTCGTTTGGGCTGTCTGGCCCCAAATAAGTCACGCGGTCCACATTCGCGGGCAACGAAAGTTCAATCAATCCATCACCGCTGGCGGACTCGGTGCTGATCGCCGAAACGGGAAACTCGATCAGTGCGAGTTTGGAAAGCGTATGCTCGCTCTCCTCAGGAACTTGTCTCGCGTCGACGGGCAGACTTTCTGCACGCGTAAGACGCACGGACTGCGAAACTTGCCCTTCACCTGCATCGACCGGTTCGGTCGCTTCCGCGACGATGTACTCCGCTTGGTCGTGCAGTCCGATTTCGGTATTCGCCGACGTGTTGGAGGTAATCCGCTCGCCTACTCGTAGCGGCTCGCTCGACGGAACCGTCATAAGGATCTGATCGCTCGTGGCGTCAACGTCACTCACAGAGAATGGCACAGTGCGCACGTTGGTGGTATCGCCGCTAACGATATTTCCGGCGATATTCGCGCGAACCTCCGCGTTGTCGACTCCGATGGCTACCGAGAACGCCGCTTCGCCATCTTGGAACAGTGCTGTGTCGGCTTTGGCCTTGTTTGTCACCGTGGCTTGCGCGTCCAAGTTGACTCGGCCTTGGGAGTCAAGTGTGACGAACTGGCCGACATCGATGACGGAGACTTCGTGCGTCAGTGCGACGGCCAGGTTGAATGCGTAGTCGACGTCGCCGGACGAGAAATGCGAGCCGCCTTCGGAACGAGTGGTTGTCTGTGCCGTACTGGTCGCGTTGGTTTCCACGTCGATGTAACTAGCCGCATCGAAGGTTGTCGTACCCAGCAAACTGATCGTTGCCGACGATGCCGACTTGCTAAAGCCAACC carries:
- a CDS encoding dockerin type I domain-containing protein is translated as MTLHKESGSRFRRRGRARCVRRLGRFERLEQRQLLAADLIVDVPYKDVELQMVGDLVQIRDRVDNSILDQALLVDIDDRIEIRSRSFVADSDLALDGNSLFVYAEMIDLTDSEIVTTDFEDLENAGALLFEARQIQVLSGSKLDTQVAPDSTRAAGQITLRAVDRISDLNRFFQDAALPIVGDARNSSLQITGSVLLGRDVILDANGNTLSRYDDVAAYQNDIASGVIDALQQAPQIGISAVSPVSGQVKIHEATSSIVIENAGITSSTWIDIDASATADSSINALAINGTNREFMGSVGFSKSASSATISLLGTTTFDAASYIDVETNATSTAQTTTRSEGGSHFSSGDVDYAFNLAVALTHEVSVIDVGQFVTLDSQGRVNLDAQATVTNKAKADTALFQDGEAAFSVAIGVDNAEVRANIAGNIVSGDTTNVRTVPFSVSDVDATSDQILMTVPSSEPLRVGERITSNTSANTEIGLHDQAEYIVAEATEPVDAGEGQVSQSVRLTRAESLPVDARQVPEESEHTLSKLALIEFPVSAISTESASGDGLIELSLPANVDRVTYLGPDSPNESEAETVAEGIAGLTQNESYEVVRDGVHIKLRSLETGEIVDFTAPADSLDQGFSYYENIIAFIPRDTVDHQTGRITLPESHGLRTGDLLVYGVDPNRTMSREVAAFDAEGNQVGKLGDVTLPDAPIRGLQNNLAYRVIVDPHRPNDVRLASSLVHAELAQTVDLQAVSDGSFSIERLDLHGGIRVNAHLDATNFAQAGVNLTNGQQPWPALIQGASNGQIDDIAQLGFEFIDKLREGIDGNAKQQAESNTQTDSEPNLDAAGSISVAYFDHQVAAKIATTATLRSFGDLSVDATTEQAVKLGVTAESTRNALSEEGGNKEFALGVGVGVYRNTTHAIVDDSATLDALGDTRVRAGVVYPLLPDAEGNQHTVSMGLAGFGAWLSGDLDFTHLTNVYSRSIANGDDSENNEKVLAIGGGVALTFTENEVIARIGGGAQVNQDSSFFAHRRTVSVEADLEASIIEVGQMMSVNLSVPGIVEAFNNAANQKSLDVATFLQDLVNPLGVSGDKAFGGTLIINTTDNRVIAEIESQAAVNASHLHVIAGSDTYNFAGVQTGTGSTEIGFSAAIAASDLTSTTMAAIHEDAAIGVGTLDVIANDDLDRITYAGAVLKGEQVGIGTSIGVNVVEQNVAAFVGREETVADGNPATASPLYALGPAKIAAAATGTVQTIVISGAVQGLGGTLADADSKQTGPIAITAPVAYNSVTTDVDAYMDNQRAEELGALEIDAHAETSTKLLVIGGSFAVQTAAGANSGKLNLAGAGAVGINNTHQTVDATIHDSLVTSLGSITVTATEASKIESDAGGLAIGFGSGPKRGTALSFGTSVAINDVSGHTKATIDRSHLNVGNGDLLVSVASLAGDTDDAPESRVRGMALGGAATLALTPALGTFGGLGAAVQNWVNKTVAAEIINDSVVEIFDGDVSVLARDESKVIADAGGLSFSGGAATKVNGALGIGLSFNEVANSTTARIADSEVRTSGAILVQSNLPIDDTESQPASVDALSVAGSMGIAASQGLSASLAGAGSGSNNQVANTITAEIVESDVESVLHAIKVLAHDATSIIATTVGAAVDAGFAAGLSGAVAVGMSVARNEIGNTTTAKIEGGSTTTSDNDLAMVHVHAADNANINAVAVAASLAVSAAVKPAFSMSGGGAEASNGILSDVDALVKNANVVSRLLSVTADSTATIQSGVYGVTSSVAGSAAPGASASIGASVANNFVGYMLNGTKQDARVHAEVIGSTIDTVNLAVTSDSNQDIDAETFVGGFVIAGAVSFGGAGAGSGTKTTNRISPSVLAKIDGQSAPDIDVIGTVRVEATDQTRIDANTTAVTVAGFVGGAAGGAVQVGISLAENIVDNRVEALIASAAFAETKNPTVTVAAEQSESSRINAASVATSVSGTGAAGIAGGISGAGASSVNTVSNKTLATIRNSQLYASKVNVTADSHTDTKSQILNASVATGFSLAGGGGLGVGINDAHNVIGDITDDRSLPEMANQITASIEGNTTIVSTGLVSVLATNSDSITAAMNANVVSAAGSPELAASVAGAGTAAYNKVASEIAARIAGTSADARVVIDSADSVNVAANDESKVNTTVGTVTVSAMIGTFASGASISVSKAESDVHNLLDASIQHATVNAVNDINVSAVEDGDIETVSYTTAVGATLAIGANVTGGGAVAYGRMRSDVDSQVALSDLNAGAKVSVASIVTAEVNSDTKPVGVSVLGLAGFGSVPTAIVQPTVDSLVSSTAVTSDDLEIKSTYNPLATAEAFGFQVAVGASFGGSDATVTVGGVIDAQLSSGDRLVDVERLTIRSAAVPLQDSASSAIANASSGGLLMGTNSAYSEAIDTSEVQANIANGSNNIQVGELTTVEAESRNLQRSETDAYTGGLISVGVPTARVDNNLKTKALLGNNVQITGGNLLIRATGHSNALSDANAGSGGVSAGSVTQSKVANRSTTEAVIGDASVLNVESVIVDANFLTQTNAVLGAVAGGVLSGQGGFVYNDVTATVSANVGSNASIEATNIDIDAKQYVAKPDLGDAGNVDATTGGLITGGGAGSHTALVMNTAVNIGSGATLRATGGDAATLALSAANWIDATDRLTVRAGGAGAQTHVDSSIIANQMNAQVIVGDGASLSSTGTIEMDATGTADTRIQANSDAYGPVTIGSGSSEITLRPRNEIDLQGNASLRADLDIILSAGIDTFDESNYDVEARMDTFGGSVIPLEFIDATATLLEKNKINVASGAVVESGGNIGLHAERHGENNVAGIAKAVNWVSGLRDVLNGTAAEGGVEISTRKLNSAAFGVITVNGTLRTGINRHRELVIAGVQLSDNGDPNNADDYNVDAQGDIPFSQRIEMIESGLHADLRRAQEQLAEYGDNVGIRNFYQSEITRLENELRTQGLLVRPEANAPELASEQNAVVVMISDIFAQAGRIDVSGDRLVGTGEIDAPGDATIEVTNQSLVHIEVSGMQIADSTGGVWFNHVGVSEASLGTIGAINSAITEENATQTDILFLLEPEYNAAADFSSIVGGAGAPDPSISVRNTAVTSTVDDVVYPWPNISVIGAPLRNLGGSIELTNHQSGAGSIIITAEIVAAELVTRAGNLGTATINLPGVGSIHEVRGTEFADIHNQLYNAHTFKGIVPIEASFNSNSGFTNYLAAEPTTPSISASRIFIEAHFINVNGLIQSGKSDFNLTIDQEVAEEIAWGINNGVTGIVPLENQPSAGFVISFDYERLRIVVSELIVGGGYVELTGNVANTRQGEIRVFGGYANINIDNQTNYDIELQRLDASRRGEGKVIINDLARGDGTIPESYHYIRKGDLVEQSRYLLNGEVHHELFELDDEMIYLPKPYLRYGWVVAEDSSTISRRTLRSSSWLGAIDAFAPDAEVFSTSGPTTLDAKVHGSGAFFFTANDQTSRPRYSYAERNYTADDTGWEAGKPWEQWTGAFLWAVRNVYYPFTRKQKTLTLHSHSIRADRPIDIEFLGNATGKIDIKSAGRVFVDGVLTTSNGTVKIQARSIQQSSGAALVQSPQITLSSTLDIGSHSSPILTDVLQNPRYDYRTDDGAVPVMRGQRVLVVPDFQEQGTVGDIYEFLPKARAIIDVGVEDFTSDRWQRIASPASLSATTRSGNLFVHEVAGDLPVGLIKTAFTPGLLNENDVQVTAAGSIVVGQLAGGSQAEGLIAGNSVVLHAQRGSIGDLGDPNGDPSSQAKPLNVQVSAISFRNTLEDRLTATASGDIVMHHPGNVVINEIRAGGAVHLSSTGTIIDGNKVDIRDERALDALRSDVWADLRLTEQFGASERRQERLDALVASQSRDYHQYWEYRNTQTDSSSYDENHRVELSEDELAFYDDEYRQQGSEQDLEGDDLEQFIADSITTIENNRTTQYHALHPNAGPLGDAYDRQYQYQATADDELAIDDSMKVWTEEELLNTNRPGEVLDISDTEFVIEDANITGTSVTITDALAIGQYQNGRTIALRDDDGQPATLTLDQRAAILTAEPNDLVYLSQEQLYSELILFNNQIRYQQLLGDTRIWADFGFEVGQLIYLEGNTRETTDEGVFYEILELDGPLMTVDLEGKTPDGQFEYVPSTKMHIAAVVPDQNPDEANFLRVLRREDIDLATAGVVNASSQRNVFIGSEGDLRLGQITAGGDRRVQIKAHGDLINASETDLPMITGQRVVLESSVGSIGSMESPLRMNLSEGGYLIARANGAVELEQTNATEDADDLSINQIFSRNASISITADGAILDFFDTDGTNIRSQGLVLHAGGSIGSIGNPLEINLTDTGTLTAIATQEVVITETVGDMNLRQVLSQAGDVILVADISILDAVDVQDASHPESADSDQIEGLPRVDIIGNNITLTANLAAIGSVGNEIDIDSRFGDGDGNVSLRSGANAYVIETTGDFYLGRIDTDDETAFLAAPGGGIYTGLARDQANVLGGKLWLFARDHIGAADNPITTTTSAIEGQATTGDVFIENTGDVTLGGVVDPPATAEGEDTGSDAATRRRGASGLEAGQALSIRSDRSIMVMESLSALGDIEVVGEVAVRIPVGTAVESPGSVRFSSRRPEILGTVKSSETVVAGTEGDDTVIVNPESLLGTLSIETLAGDDHIDLAANCFAIDAGSGTNTIAHAPLCSVLTFTLGSGSTVNQIATAAVENISGLPISTLQILGVDAPVVLISDPRFEYSDGTLRLRSGELISTDEGESMIVSVDFSDPQSPENRVTHRIAVTITANDLVWQNPTSIYDVNQRDGVSALDALLILNELASRGAGPLGARPYQSQLPFFDTTGDGSVTALDALRVINQLALQVGASGESIAAETLPEPVHARHSEAWWMDTRDDEDENELDYIDLIAQDLHGLT